The Granulicella arctica genome segment ACTATGCAGACAACATCCTGCATAAGCTTCAGTCTTCGATGGTGGTTGAAGGCCATCCCATTCTCGTGACGGGCTCTATCGGGATCGCGGCTTATCCCGAGTCGGGGGTGACGACGGCCGAGCTGCTGAGGCAGGCTGACCGGGCGATGTATATCGCCAAACGAAGCGGCAAGAATCAGACTTATGGAATGGCTTCTTGAGAGCGGTGTTCGTTTCGATCGCGGAGTTTCTGGACCACGTGGAGCGTGATGAAACGAAATTACAGGTGTGTGCACTATGGGGTGAGTGCCGATCGAGCAAACTTTGCGGACTGACAACTTCAGTCGAAGGACTCGAACACCAATCACTCGAAAAAGGAGAATGATATGGCTCTATGGGGTCCTCTTACGCAAAACGGCAATACCACTCTGGGCTGGACGGTTAGTGGTGGTGGCATCACCAACCATGAAGCCTTTGCCGTCCAACTCGACAGCACCAGTCCCAATAACTCAACCGGTGCGCTTATCTCGAATGTCATCGTGTTTATCAACCCTACGCGATACAACGTCAACATTACGACTGAAGGGCCTCAGGCCATCAGCTATCACATCAACAGCGATGGGGTTTAAGGAGAAATCATGAAAATCAATGTTGTCAAAGACAAGTCCGGCAAGACGATTGCGACCTTCGAGTCCGCCTCCGGGGATGGCCCCAAGCTGGTTCCGGTGCTTCCGGAAGGTCACAAAGTAGAGCAGCTCGAAGTTGCTGCGAACTACCAATCCAACCTAGGCTCGATCTACGCCTAGGCGGGTGCCTCGCCCTTGGACGACGGTGTCACCGTTGGAGAGGGCGGGGTATCTAGTCGAGTTTTGGGTGGAGTTTGTGGAAGCTGGTGTGGTTCTGGTAGGCGTGGGCGAAGGCGATTGTGTTTGCTTGAATGCAGATGATAGAGGGCGCGGATCTTGCAGATGACGCTGCGGCATATGGGGTCATGGCGGGGGCTTGTCTGCTTAGTCCCTTGCACAGAGGTTGGGTCACATATGTAACGGGTAAACGGTTGGACCGTAGGTCGCATCCAAACAGGAGCGAGGAAGTAAACCATGCCCCAACCGTCCAATGCCACCATCACGATCGATGGCGACAAATTTGATGCTCTTACAGCCCATGTAGAGATTGCAACGCATCACGATGACCAGGGCATGCCCATGATGAGCAGCTTGAAATGTGGGATCTCCGCCATCATCGATATGCATGACACGGAGAATGTTAGTTTCGGCTCCCTTTCCAAGCTTTATAATCTCGCGCAAGGGTTAACGCGGGACAAGATCAAGGACATCAAGATTGAGTACTGGACGGATGAGAACCAGACGGATGCTATTTGCACGTATAGTTTTCGCGGCTGGATAAGCCTGTTCAGCACCAGCAGCGGGCAGGGATCCAACCACACGCTTCGGATTCATCTACAGCCAGAGCTCGATGCCAAACAGTTTATCGATATGAAGATGGGTAACTAGGAACGCACGGGCGTATGGCTGCTATCTCCTACTTGCGTGTGTTGTCGATTCTCCCGTTCGCCCTGGCTTTTTTTCTGGGCTGCTATGCGGCGCCGACGCACTCTGGTCCTGTGGCTGCTTCAGGGGAGGGGATCACGGTCACTGCTCGCGAGCCTGGAGCTGCGGACGGTCGAGTGACGATGTATGCGATCCAGCAGAACGATGCTCGTGCGACGCTTACTGTGTCGCACCCTAAGGACACTAGTTTTCATACGGTTTTGCAGTTCGATGTGACGCGAGGAGGTCAAAGTACTTCTTGCCCTTCAAATATACCTGCCGGTGTACGCTTCGCTTCCTTCCAAGCTCTTTTCAAGCGCCTGCTTGCGGCGGAGCCTCCTGAGCAGAGCTACGTGCTTTACGTGCGTTGTTATCAAGAGATCGACGATCGGCTGCCTGGGTTGGCTGCTGCCTCGCCGCTCTGGCACACGGTGGAGCGGTCAAAGCCGTCGGTTAAGCAGCAATACGATGCGATCGCCAAGTTGTTGAATGACGGAGATGCTTTGTCTGAATTGAGCGGCGTCTTAGCTCCTTTTCACTATCATGTGGCGATTGCAGCGGGTGATTTGGAGCCGATCTGGTCGCGAGTTTCCGATCTTACTCCGGAACAGAGACGGCTGATCACTGTTCCTGTGAGACCGAACAATGTCTTTCCATCCGCTGTAGGGCATACGTTTCTTGTGACTAAGGGGGCGAGCTAATGCCGGTTGGGGAGAGTTCGAAGAAACCAGTTCATGCGAGGCTTCCTAGTTTTCGGGTGCTTCAAAGCCAATATCCCGGAGCAGATAGCTACGATGAAGCGAAGAGAAGGATCGGCGGGCAGCTCGATTCTCCAGAGTTCGTCGATACCTGTGCCATGCGGATGAGCTGGATGCTTAACCATGTCCATATACCCATTCCGGGGCCGCATCATTCGGTGATGCTGGTTCTGGCGGGTAAGGATGTGGACGGCCACAAGGCCTGGTATGCGATCCGGCATGCGGAGATACGACAGTGGCTGACGCAGGTGCTGGGTCCACCTCAGATCTCGAAGAAAGCAAAGCCGGTTCCAATCGCAGACTTTGCTGGTCACAAGGGAATCATCGTATTGGATGTCGCCTACATCCAGCATCCTGGGCAGGCTAATGCGACAGGACACATCGATCTGTGGGATGGGAGCTCTTTTTCAGAGAGCTCGGAACGTGGGAAAGAGCAAGCGACATTTAATGCTGCATCAAGAGCTGATCTGTGGATCGCACCGGATTAATCCTACGCTGTTCTTTGCAAGACGAAGATTCCGTTTATGGATATCTAGTCGAGCTTGGGGTGGAGTTTGTGAAAGCTGGTGTGGTTCTGGTAGGCGTGGGCGAAGGCGGCGAGGCGGGCGTCGGTGTAGAGGGCTCCGAGGAAGGTGATGCTGACGGGGGTGTTGGGGCCTCCGGTGTTGTGGATGGAGGCGTCTTCGTCGGTCTGGGGCTTGGGGGCGTCTTTGCCGCGGAGGCCGTTGGGGACGATGATGGCGGGGTGGCCGGATAGGTTGGTGGCGGAGAGCTGGGCGCCGTCGGATGGGGTGACGATGATGTCGACGTGGCGGAAGAGCTCGGCCATGGCGTCGATGGTGAGGGAGCGGGCGCGCTGGGCCTGGATGTAGTCGACGGCGGAGTAAAAGCGGGCTCGGCGGAGGCTGTTGGGCCAGTCGTAGGGCTGCTGGCCGGTGAGGAGCTTGTCGCGGCCGGAGAGGGTTAGCTCGTCGAAGGCGGCGGCGGCTTCGGCGGTGAGGAGTGGAGTCTGGTCGCCGAAGTGGAGGCCGTGGGGGAGATCGACGGGGATGAGGGTGACGCCCATCTGGCGGATGGTGGCGAGGGCGGCGGTGGCGTATTTGAGATCGTAGGCGGTGCGGTTGAGATCGTCCTGCTGGTTTTTCTGCTGCTGCTGGAAGTCCTGGAGGACCTTGCCGGCGAGGGGTTCGGTGGGTGGTTTGAGCGCGGGTGGAGCGGGGACGTCGAAGGCGGATTTGAGGTAGCCGATGCGGAGCTGCCGCCAGTCGAAGTTGGCGTCCCAGTTGAAGGCGGCGGGCTGGACGGCGCGGTCTATATTCTTCGCGCTTGATCCGGCTTCGGGACCATAGATGACGGAGAGGACGAGGGCGCAATCTTCGGCGGAGCGGCACATGGGGCCGATCTTGTCCATGGACCAGGAGAGCGCCATCGCTCCGGTGCGGGGGACGAGGCCGAAGGTGGGACGGAGGCCGGTGACGCCGCAGCGGGTTGCAGGTGAGGCGATGGAGCCGAGGGTTTCGGTGCCGATGGCGAAGGCGACGCATCCGGCTGATGTGGCGCTGGCCGATCCGGCGGAGGAGCCGCTGGCGCCCTGACGGAGGTTCCAGGGATTGCGAGTGCGGCCTCCGAACCAGAGGTCGCCCTGGGCGAGAGCTCCCATGGAGAGTTTGGCGAGAAGGACGGCTCCGGCTTCGTCGAGGCGCTGGACGACGGTGGCGTCGATATCGAAGTGCTGGTGCTCGAAGCCGGCGGCTCCCCAGGTGGTGGGGTAGCCTTTGACGCTGAGGAGGTCTTTTGCGCCCCAGGGGATGCCGTGGAGGGGGCCGCGGTGACGGCTGGCTGCGAGTTCGGCGTCGGCTGTGGCGGCTTGCTTGAGGGCGCGGTCTTCGGTGAGGGTGATGACGAAGTGGAGCCTGGGATCGTATTTTTTGAGGCGTGCGAGATAGAGCTTGGTGAGGTCGAGCGAGGTGAGCTTGCGGGTTTTGAGGAGGACGGAGAGCTCGCGGACGGTGGCGAAGGCGATAGCCTCTTGCGCGGATGGGCCTGCCGTGGCGAGGTGATGGACGCTGGGGGCGGGGCCGAGCCGGATGGGCTCGCGAATGGTGTCGAGGGCCATGCCGGAGGGGATGGGATTGAAGACGACGGCGGGTGCGGTCGCATTTTGGATGTGGAGGGAGCGGATGGTTTCGATGGAGTCGCGCTGCTGGGTGAGGCCGTCGAGGAGCATGGCTTTCTGCTCGTCGGTGACGACGATGCCGGCGATGGCGGCGGCTGCGTCGATCATCTCGGGGGTGATCTTGGCTGCTTTGGGGTCGGCCTGTGCGGTTTGGGCCTGTGCGGCGAGGGTGAAGAGGGTGCCCGGGAGGAGGGTCTGGCCGAGGCCGAGGGCGGAGCAGAGGGTGAGGAAGCGCCGACGGTCGGGTGCAGGAAGGTGCGGCGATGAGGTCATTACGACATTATTTCATTTGTATGAATGTCAGACGACGGTCCCGAATAGCTGAAATCAGTTTGCATTCGTGCGCTGCCATCGAGAGTAAAGTATGAACATGGGGATACGTGACCAAGCAATCTATGATCTGCCTGCCTATGGCAGCAGCGAGGCAGCGCGTTATCTTGGCCTGTCACCGCATACTCTGAGTCAATGGATTTCGGTGAATGGACTGATCCAACCACCTATAGCCAATGCGCTTTCCTTCAACAATCTTGCAGAAGCTCATGTTCTGAAGGCAATGCGTCGAGGGCATGGTTTGTCGATGCAAGCCATACGTAAAGCGCTGAAGGAGTTAGGACGTATTCGCAAGACAGCCCACCCGTTGCTTGATGAGTCTTTCGAGACGGATGGCGTGAACCTTTGTATTCGTGAGGATGATCGTGTCATCAATCTGTCGCGTAAGCAGCAGCAGGAGTTTCGTGATTTAGTGGCGATTTATCTCCATCGTGTTCATCGGAGGGATGGAGTCGCGACGTTGTTGCACCCCTTCATTACGCCCGATTCTTTGGATCAGCCGGAGCATATAAGCATCAGTCCTACGATTTCATTCGGTAAGCCAGTACTTGCTGGCACCGGAATATCAACGTCGGTGATCGTTGGGCGCTTTAAAGCGCGGGACTCAGTAGCCAGTCTTGCTGAGGAGTATCAGATTGACGCCACGATTCTTGAGGACGCTATTCGATGGGAGATGAGCCAATCGAAGGCGGCATAGCAGAGTTTGTCGTTTTTCTTGACGAGAACCACTGTCGAAATCCGCACCTCGTTGCGGCGCTCGTATCCGGCGGAGTTTCGCTTGAGCGCCATCTCGATCATTTTGCGCAAGGCATTCCGGATATCGAGTGGTTGCCTGTTATCGCTCAAAGAGGTTGGGTTTTATTGACTGCTGATGCTCGTATCCGTCGCAAGTCGAGAATCAATATGCTGGAGCGGCGAGCAGTGGGGGAATACCAGCTTCGCATGTTTTACTTTTCTACGAATCAATCGAGTGGTCGTGAAATGGGCGACACTTTGCGTCGTGCCTTGCCTAAAATGAAGGCTATTTGTGACGCACAAGCACCTCCGTTCACTGCGTCTATCAATAAAGCTGGCGAGGTAACCCTACGGGATACTTCATCCAGCTTTATTGATAGCGACGACTAGATATCGAGGTTCTTGACGTCGAGGGCGTTCTCTTCGATGAAGCGGCGGCGGCTTTCGACGTCTTCGCCCATGAGGGTGGTGAAGATCTCCTCGCAGGCGGCGATGTCTTCGAGCTTGACCTGCATGAGGGTGCGGCGCTCGGGGTCCATGGTGGTCTCCCAGAGCTGGGGTGCGGTCATCTCGCCGAGGCCCTTGTAGCGCTGGACCTGGTACTCTTTGCGGCCCTGCTCGATGACGTACTCGAAGACCTCGCGAGGGGTTTTCTTCTCGACGGGGTCCTGGTTGATCTTGTTGGAACGCTTGGCGGGCTTGGCCTCGGCTGAGGTACCGGGGGCAGCATCAACGGCTACGCCCTCTGCTGCGCCATTTTCGGCGGCGATCTCTTCGGCTTCGTCGAGGGCCTCCTGGGTTACGGCTGCGGCGGTCTTCGGAGCGTAGGAGATGGTGAAGGGCCCCTGGAGCTGCTCCCTGATCTGGGCTTGTTTGCCGAGGAGCTGGCGGCTCTCGGCGGCGTTGGCGAGTGCCCAATCGATCTTGCGGACGGCTCCTTGTGCGTCGGTGAAGGAGACGGACCAGGTCTGGTGCTCCTCGTCGAGTTCGGGCTCGCCGACGGCGCGGAACTGGTACTCCTTGCGAAGGGCTTCGAGCTTGGCCTGCATTTTGGTGAGCTGCTCGGGCGATTGGAAGTCGGCGCGATGGGCCGGGTCCTTGCCCTCGTGGCTGAAGAGGGTGGCGAAGGCGAGGGTGACGTCGTCGTTGCGGAGGCGCTTGCCGACCTTTTCGAAGAAGCCGAGGTAGTCGTTGAGCTGGCCCATGAAGGTGGTGAGCTCGGCTCCCTGGAGCTGGGTCTTGTTGGGGCCGTAGGTGAGGATCATGCCGTCGGAGGCGCGCTTGACCATGACGTCGACGAATTGCCGCTCGTCCTTGATGTACTGCTCGAACTTGCCCTTCTTGATGCGGAAGAGCGGGGGCTGAGCGATGTAGACGTGGCCGCGCTTGATGAGCTCGGTCATGTGACGGAAGAAGAAGGTGAGCAGCAGGGTGCGGATGTGCGAGCCGTCGACGTCGGCATCGGTCATGAGGATGAGCTTGCCGTAACGGAGCTTGCTGGCGTCGAAGTCGTCTTTGCCGATGCCACAGCCGAGGGCGGTGATCATGGCGCGGATTTCCTCGTGGCCGAGCATCTTGTCGTAGCGGGCTTTTTCGACGTTGAGGATCTTACCCTTGAGGGGGAGGATGGCCTGGAAGCGGCGATCGCGGCCCTGCTTGGCGGTTCCGCCTGCGGACTCACCCTCGACGAGGTAGAGCTCGCAGCGGTCGGGCTGGCGTTCGGAGCAGTCGGCGAGCTTGCCGGGCAATCCGCCACCATCCAGCGCGCCTTTGCGCCGTGTTAAGTCGCGGGCCTTGCGGGCGGCCTCGCGGGCGCGTGCGGCGTCGATGGCTTTGTTGATGATCTTCTTGGCGACCTGGGGGTTGCCGTCGAGGAAGGCTCCGAGGCGCTCGTTGACGAAGGCCTGGACGGTGCCGGCGATGTCGGAGTTGAGCTTGCCCTTGGTCTGGCCTTCGAACTGGGGCTGCGAGAGCTTGACGCTGATGACGACGACGAGGCCTTCACGGACGTCATCGCCGGAGAGGTTTTCTTTGACGTCTTTGAAGAGGCCGAGGGACTGACCGGCAGCGTTGATGGTGCGGGTCAGGGCTGTCTTGAAGCCGGAGAGGTGGGTTCCGCCGTCGATGGTGTTGATGTTGTTGGCGAAGGTGAAGACGGTCTCGGAGTAGGCGTCGTTGTACTGAAGGGCGATCTCCATGGCGACGTTGTCGCGCTCGGCTTCCATATAGATGGGCTTGTCGTGGAGGGTCTGCTTGCCCTTATTGAGGTGCTTGATGAACTCGGCGATGCCGCCGATGTATTTGAACTCCTGGTGCTTGCTCTCGCCGGTTTTAGCGTCGGTGGTGCGCTCGTCGGTGAGGTGGATCTCGAGGCCCTTGTTGAGGAAGGCGAGCTCGCGGAGGCGCTGCGCGAGGGTGTCGTAGCTGAACTCGTGGACGGTGAAGATGCTCTTGTCGGGGAGGAAGTGGACCTTGGTGCCCTTGCGTTTGCTGGGGCCCATCTTGCGGAGGGTGCTGATGGGTGCGCCCTTGCTGTAGTCCTGCTCCCAGGCGTGGCCGTCGCGCCAGATCTCGACGTCGAACTCTTCGGAGAGGGCGTTGACGCAGCTTACGCCGACACCGTGGAGACCGCCGGAGACCTTGTAGTTGGAGGCGTCGAACTTTCCGCCGGCGTGGAGCATGGTGAGGACGACCTGGACGGCGGGCATCTTCTCGCCGTTGATGACCTTGTCGTCAACGGGGATGCCGCGGCCGTCGTCGGTGACGGTGATGGAGTTGTCGACGTGGATGGTGACGTCGATGCGGGTGGCGTGGCCGCCGAGGGCTTCATCGACTGAGTTATCGACGACTTCATAGACCAGGTGGTGCAGGCCCTGCTCACCGGTGGAGCCGATGTACATGGCGGGACGCAGGCGCACAGCCGCGAGTCCTTCGAGGACGGTAATGTTTTCAGCA includes the following:
- a CDS encoding DUF433 domain-containing protein, encoding MNMGIRDQAIYDLPAYGSSEAARYLGLSPHTLSQWISVNGLIQPPIANALSFNNLAEAHVLKAMRRGHGLSMQAIRKALKELGRIRKTAHPLLDESFETDGVNLCIREDDRVINLSRKQQQEFRDLVAIYLHRVHRRDGVATLLHPFITPDSLDQPEHISISPTISFGKPVLAGTGISTSVIVGRFKARDSVASLAEEYQIDATILEDAIRWEMSQSKAA
- a CDS encoding amidase, whose amino-acid sequence is MTSSPHLPAPDRRRFLTLCSALGLGQTLLPGTLFTLAAQAQTAQADPKAAKITPEMIDAAAAIAGIVVTDEQKAMLLDGLTQQRDSIETIRSLHIQNATAPAVVFNPIPSGMALDTIREPIRLGPAPSVHHLATAGPSAQEAIAFATVRELSVLLKTRKLTSLDLTKLYLARLKKYDPRLHFVITLTEDRALKQAATADAELAASRHRGPLHGIPWGAKDLLSVKGYPTTWGAAGFEHQHFDIDATVVQRLDEAGAVLLAKLSMGALAQGDLWFGGRTRNPWNLRQGASGSSAGSASATSAGCVAFAIGTETLGSIASPATRCGVTGLRPTFGLVPRTGAMALSWSMDKIGPMCRSAEDCALVLSVIYGPEAGSSAKNIDRAVQPAAFNWDANFDWRQLRIGYLKSAFDVPAPPALKPPTEPLAGKVLQDFQQQQKNQQDDLNRTAYDLKYATAALATIRQMGVTLIPVDLPHGLHFGDQTPLLTAEAAAAFDELTLSGRDKLLTGQQPYDWPNSLRRARFYSAVDYIQAQRARSLTIDAMAELFRHVDIIVTPSDGAQLSATNLSGHPAIIVPNGLRGKDAPKPQTDEDASIHNTGGPNTPVSITFLGALYTDARLAAFAHAYQNHTSFHKLHPKLD
- the gyrB gene encoding DNA topoisomerase (ATP-hydrolyzing) subunit B translates to MASTAIPTDPALLDLQADTAVPAPKEGGGYSAENITVLEGLAAVRLRPAMYIGSTGEQGLHHLVYEVVDNSVDEALGGHATRIDVTIHVDNSITVTDDGRGIPVDDKVINGEKMPAVQVVLTMLHAGGKFDASNYKVSGGLHGVGVSCVNALSEEFDVEIWRDGHAWEQDYSKGAPISTLRKMGPSKRKGTKVHFLPDKSIFTVHEFSYDTLAQRLRELAFLNKGLEIHLTDERTTDAKTGESKHQEFKYIGGIAEFIKHLNKGKQTLHDKPIYMEAERDNVAMEIALQYNDAYSETVFTFANNINTIDGGTHLSGFKTALTRTINAAGQSLGLFKDVKENLSGDDVREGLVVVISVKLSQPQFEGQTKGKLNSDIAGTVQAFVNERLGAFLDGNPQVAKKIINKAIDAARAREAARKARDLTRRKGALDGGGLPGKLADCSERQPDRCELYLVEGESAGGTAKQGRDRRFQAILPLKGKILNVEKARYDKMLGHEEIRAMITALGCGIGKDDFDASKLRYGKLILMTDADVDGSHIRTLLLTFFFRHMTELIKRGHVYIAQPPLFRIKKGKFEQYIKDERQFVDVMVKRASDGMILTYGPNKTQLQGAELTTFMGQLNDYLGFFEKVGKRLRNDDVTLAFATLFSHEGKDPAHRADFQSPEQLTKMQAKLEALRKEYQFRAVGEPELDEEHQTWSVSFTDAQGAVRKIDWALANAAESRQLLGKQAQIREQLQGPFTISYAPKTAAAVTQEALDEAEEIAAENGAAEGVAVDAAPGTSAEAKPAKRSNKINQDPVEKKTPREVFEYVIEQGRKEYQVQRYKGLGEMTAPQLWETTMDPERRTLMQVKLEDIAACEEIFTTLMGEDVESRRRFIEENALDVKNLDI
- a CDS encoding T6SS effector amidase Tae4 family protein; the encoded protein is MPVGESSKKPVHARLPSFRVLQSQYPGADSYDEAKRRIGGQLDSPEFVDTCAMRMSWMLNHVHIPIPGPHHSVMLVLAGKDVDGHKAWYAIRHAEIRQWLTQVLGPPQISKKAKPVPIADFAGHKGIIVLDVAYIQHPGQANATGHIDLWDGSSFSESSERGKEQATFNAASRADLWIAPD